One genomic segment of Aythya fuligula isolate bAytFul2 chromosome 5, bAytFul2.pri, whole genome shotgun sequence includes these proteins:
- the ZFP36L1 gene encoding mRNA decay activator protein ZFP36L1, whose amino-acid sequence MSTALVSPTIFDLSEVLCKSNKMLNYSPSGVSGCLLDRKAVGTPAGGGFPRRHSVTLPNSKFHQNQLLSSLKGEPAPMLGPRESRFRDRSFSEGGERLLQQKQPGGQVNSSRYKTELCRPFEENGACKYGDKCQFAHGIHELRSLTRHPKYKTELCRTFHTIGFCPYGPRCHFIHNAEERRAVAGGREPAVTDRPRLQHSFSFAGFPSTAASGLLDSPTSITPPPMLSADDLLGSPTLPDCASNPFTFSSQELVSLFAPSMGVQVPSGSSPTTFLFRPMSESPNLFDSPPSPQDSLSDQEGYLSSSSSSHSGSDSPILDTSRRLPIFSRLSISDD is encoded by the exons ATGTCCACAGCCCTGGTGTCGCCCACCATCTTCGACCTGAGCGAAGTTTTATGCAAG AGCAACAAGATGCTGAATTACAGCCCCTCGGGTGTCAGCGGGTGCCTGCTGGACAGGAAGGCGGTGGGCACCCCGGCCGGCGGGGGTTTCCCTAGGAGGCACTCTGTCACCCTGCCCAACTCCAAGTTCCACCAGAaccagctcctcagcagcctGAAAGGGGAGCCCGCGCCCATGCTGGGCCCCCGGGAAAGCCGCTTTCGGGACCGCTCCTTCTCCGAGGGCGGCGAGcgcctgctgcagcagaagcagcccgGGGGCCAGGTCAACTCCAGCCGCTACAAGACGGAGCTGTGCCGCCCCTTCGAGGAGAACGGCGCCTGCAAGTACGGCGACAAGTGCCAGTTCGCCCACGGCATCCACGAGCTGCGCAGCCTCACCCGCCACCCCAAGTACAAGACCGAGCTCTGCCGCACCTTCCACACCATCGGCTTCTGCCCCTACGGGCCGCGCTGCCACTTCATCCACAACGCCGAGGAGCGCCGTGCCGTGGCGGGCGGCCGGGAGCCCGCCGTCACTGACAGACCCCGCCTTCAGCACAGCTTCAGCTTCGCCGgcttccccagcactgctgccagcgGGCTGCTGGACAGCCCCACTTCCATCACCCCGCCGCCCATGCTGAGCGCCGACGACCTGCTGGGCTCCCCCACCCTGCCTGACTGCGCCAGCAACCCCTTCACCTTCTCCAGCCAGGAGCTGGTCAGTCTCTTCGCCCCCAGCATGGGGGTGCAGGTGCCCAGCGGGAGCTCCCCCACCACGTTCTTGTTCAGGCCCATGTCCGAGTCCCCCAACTTGTTTGACTCGCCGCCCAGTCCTCAGGACTCCCTCTCTGACCAGGAGGGCTAtctgagcagctccagcagcagccacagcggCTCAGATTCCCCTATCCTGGACACCTCAAGACGTCTTCCCATCTTCAGCAGACTCTCCATCTCCGACGACTAA